The following are encoded in a window of Paludisphaera rhizosphaerae genomic DNA:
- a CDS encoding glycosyltransferase family 4 protein has translation MERRLIRVACLYDMNACYAPTGVTRHALAQIERLAARQDVDLTLVSGKIARPEGREYWEALNGVPRRELSVPTRHLLRWWRLAPLPPMEWLSGPVDWIYCPAEFHVARRQARVAVTSHDVLQGFRFGSERLRKNMSEALRRADLVLSVSEFNTARLLEALPECAGRIAYVPNAADDLFFEPAPDIDRAGVRYDLGLPAGVPFLLSVANFQPRKNLARLIRAAATLPEVASGDLALVMLGSGVPEEERALRDEIARLGDWACVRLPGYRQGEALRAIYAESTALVFPSLCESFGIPVVEAMAQGVPIALADSTALPEIGGAAGWYFNPEDEESIASTLRNLLDHAEDRARLSTIGLQIASRYRWDAANERLVAALSKHF, from the coding sequence ATGGAGCGTCGATTGATCCGGGTCGCCTGCCTCTACGACATGAACGCGTGTTACGCCCCGACTGGCGTCACACGACACGCACTCGCTCAGATCGAACGGCTCGCCGCGCGGCAGGACGTGGATCTTACGCTCGTCTCGGGCAAGATCGCGCGCCCTGAGGGCCGGGAATACTGGGAGGCCCTGAACGGGGTCCCTCGACGCGAGCTGTCCGTCCCGACCCGGCACCTGCTGCGGTGGTGGCGGTTGGCACCGCTCCCTCCGATGGAGTGGCTTTCGGGGCCGGTCGACTGGATCTACTGCCCGGCCGAGTTCCACGTCGCGCGTCGCCAGGCGCGCGTCGCCGTGACCAGCCATGACGTTTTGCAGGGGTTTCGGTTCGGATCGGAGCGACTCCGCAAGAACATGTCCGAGGCGTTGCGGCGAGCCGACCTGGTCCTCTCGGTCTCCGAGTTCAACACGGCGAGGCTGCTGGAAGCTCTCCCCGAGTGCGCGGGGAGGATCGCCTACGTCCCCAACGCGGCCGACGACCTCTTCTTCGAGCCCGCACCGGACATCGACAGGGCGGGCGTTCGCTACGACCTGGGCCTGCCGGCGGGCGTCCCCTTCCTGCTCTCGGTCGCCAACTTCCAGCCCCGGAAGAACCTGGCCCGCCTGATCCGAGCCGCGGCGACGCTGCCGGAAGTCGCCTCGGGGGATCTGGCCCTCGTGATGCTGGGCTCGGGCGTTCCCGAGGAGGAGCGAGCCCTGCGGGACGAGATCGCTCGACTGGGCGATTGGGCCTGCGTCCGGCTCCCCGGCTATCGCCAGGGTGAGGCCCTCCGCGCCATCTACGCCGAGTCGACCGCCCTTGTCTTCCCGTCTCTCTGCGAGAGCTTCGGAATTCCGGTCGTCGAGGCCATGGCCCAGGGCGTCCCCATCGCCCTGGCCGACTCCACCGCCCTCCCCGAAATCGGCGGCGCAGCCGGCTGGTACTTCAATCCCGAAGACGAGGAGTCGATCGCCTCCACCCTCCGCAACCTGCTCGATCATGCCGAAGATCGAGCCCGCCTCTCCACCATCGGCCTGCAAATCGCCTCGCGATACCGTTGGGACGCGGCGAACGAGCGGCTCGTCGCGGCGCTGTCCAAACACTTCTGA
- a CDS encoding sigma-70 family RNA polymerase sigma factor produces MGERDGGLIADLDRLLNRGVEPSGDGDLLARFRANGDHDAFATLVMRHGPMVRGVCRRLLRDANDADDAFQATFLVLARKGGGLRDPDRLGPWLYGVASRVAAKARTRSARRKDRPLTDDLPARDDFPAEWSDVLPILDAELAQLPSKQREVLVACLLGGASEQEAARSFGCPVGTVKSRLSRGRETLRARLVRRGIAPATALAAASAESFASSVSTNVIRATIAAASAKAEVAPAVAALMKGAVPIMSLRSTILSLAVAGGLGVVTVATAWTGGPSEQEPAKAIEPPKNAPDALQRQASNMREILKALRGYESKTGAFPVSAIYGSDGAPKLSWRVALLPYLNEEALYQEFHLDEPWDSPHNKALISRMPTVYETPNAPAPLGSTRFRGFSDSRTMFRDGAERDRKGVKLQDVVDGQWNTVFLAVAADSQEWTKPGELPFAFPTQTLPAVDLSDQRRAMLGMVDGSVRRLAGPDARPINPMNLGAMITRNGGEVVFPEFMGAVVLAGDIPRPEPKPVGIDEDSAAVQDRLRRIEEKLDQVLKRLDGDKP; encoded by the coding sequence ATGGGCGAGCGCGACGGCGGATTGATCGCAGACCTGGACCGGCTGCTGAATCGGGGCGTCGAGCCTTCGGGCGACGGCGATCTTCTGGCTCGGTTCCGAGCCAACGGCGACCACGACGCGTTCGCGACGCTGGTGATGCGCCACGGGCCAATGGTCCGGGGCGTCTGCCGTCGGCTCCTGCGCGACGCCAACGACGCGGACGACGCCTTTCAGGCGACGTTCCTGGTCCTGGCTCGCAAGGGAGGCGGACTCCGCGACCCTGACCGGCTGGGCCCGTGGCTTTACGGCGTCGCTTCGCGCGTCGCCGCCAAGGCTCGGACCCGATCGGCCCGGCGGAAGGATCGGCCGCTGACCGACGACCTCCCGGCGCGGGACGACTTCCCCGCCGAGTGGTCCGACGTCCTGCCGATCCTCGACGCCGAGCTGGCTCAACTGCCGTCGAAGCAGCGCGAGGTCCTCGTAGCCTGCCTCCTGGGTGGGGCCTCCGAGCAGGAAGCCGCGAGGTCGTTCGGCTGCCCCGTCGGCACGGTCAAGAGCCGCCTCTCGCGCGGTCGCGAGACGCTCCGCGCCCGGCTCGTCCGGCGTGGGATCGCTCCCGCAACGGCCCTGGCGGCGGCTTCGGCCGAGTCGTTCGCGTCCAGCGTGTCCACCAACGTGATCCGCGCGACGATCGCGGCGGCCTCGGCGAAGGCGGAGGTTGCGCCCGCCGTCGCCGCCTTGATGAAGGGAGCCGTACCGATCATGAGCCTGAGATCAACCATCCTGAGTTTGGCCGTCGCCGGTGGCCTGGGCGTCGTCACGGTGGCGACCGCCTGGACAGGCGGCCCATCGGAGCAAGAACCGGCTAAAGCCATTGAGCCTCCCAAGAACGCCCCGGACGCTCTCCAGCGCCAGGCGTCCAACATGCGGGAGATTCTGAAGGCCCTTCGAGGCTACGAGTCGAAGACCGGAGCGTTTCCCGTCTCGGCGATCTACGGGAGCGATGGCGCTCCAAAGCTAAGCTGGCGGGTCGCCCTATTGCCCTATCTGAATGAGGAGGCTCTCTACCAGGAATTCCACCTCGATGAGCCCTGGGACTCTCCCCATAACAAGGCGTTGATCTCCCGAATGCCCACCGTCTATGAGACCCCGAATGCGCCGGCGCCCTTGGGATCAACCCGTTTCCGCGGTTTCTCTGACAGCCGCACAATGTTTCGTGACGGGGCTGAGCGTGACCGGAAGGGGGTGAAGCTTCAGGACGTGGTTGACGGTCAGTGGAATACCGTATTTCTGGCCGTTGCCGCCGACTCTCAAGAATGGACCAAACCAGGCGAGCTGCCATTCGCCTTTCCGACGCAGACGCTTCCCGCAGTGGACCTCAGCGATCAACGCAGAGCTATGCTCGGTATGGTGGACGGCTCCGTCCGGCGCCTCGCAGGGCCAGATGCGCGGCCCATCAATCCGATGAACCTGGGCGCCATGATCACGCGAAATGGAGGCGAAGTCGTCTTCCCCGAGTTCATGGGGGCCGTCGTCTTGGCTGGGGACATCCCGAGACCAGAGCCGAAGCCGGTCGGCATCGACGAGGATTCCGCGGCAGTCCAGGATCGCCTTCGGCGGATTGAGGAAAAGCTCGACCAGGTCCTCAAGAGACTCGACGGCGACAAGCCCTGA
- the rpsG gene encoding 30S ribosomal protein S7, which translates to MARKFTASKTHLRPDPRFGSKLAGKFINCVMHDGKKSVAQKIFYDAVELIQKRLPNEEPIDVFTRAIENVKPIIEVRSKRVGGATYQVPMQVNKTRQQTLAIRWVLMAAREKKGRPMHIKLADELIAAFNREGAAVTRRENVHRMAEANKAFAHFAW; encoded by the coding sequence ATGGCCCGCAAGTTCACGGCGAGCAAGACCCACCTCCGGCCCGACCCGCGGTTCGGGTCCAAGCTGGCCGGCAAGTTCATCAACTGCGTCATGCACGACGGCAAGAAGAGCGTCGCCCAGAAGATCTTCTACGACGCCGTCGAGCTGATCCAGAAGCGGCTCCCCAACGAGGAGCCGATCGACGTCTTCACCCGCGCGATCGAGAACGTCAAGCCGATCATCGAGGTCCGCTCGAAGCGCGTCGGCGGCGCCACCTACCAGGTCCCGATGCAGGTCAACAAGACCCGCCAGCAGACCCTGGCCATCCGCTGGGTCCTCATGGCCGCCCGCGAGAAGAAGGGCCGCCCGATGCACATCAAGCTCGCCGACGAGCTGATCGCCGCGTTCAACCGCGAAGGCGCCGCCGTCACCCGCCGCGAGAACGTTCACCGCATGGCCGAAGCCAACAAGGCCTTCGCCCACTTCGCCTGGTGA
- a CDS encoding virulence protein: MAPQTLVKQQATQSLNPFPTIPTKGGRVYAISFDMDIDSLKLNYGDPYNNAYAEIRKVLQRQGFNWQQGSVYFGGENINAVTCVLAAIELARVLPWFAASVRDIRMLRIEEFNDLMPAVQQAAPDG, translated from the coding sequence ATGGCACCCCAGACGCTCGTCAAACAGCAGGCGACGCAAAGCCTGAATCCGTTTCCGACGATCCCGACGAAGGGAGGACGGGTGTACGCGATCTCCTTCGACATGGACATCGATTCGCTCAAGCTCAACTACGGCGACCCTTACAACAACGCCTATGCTGAGATTCGCAAGGTTCTCCAGCGCCAGGGGTTCAATTGGCAGCAGGGGAGCGTCTATTTCGGCGGTGAGAACATCAATGCCGTCACATGCGTCCTGGCGGCGATCGAACTGGCCCGAGTGCTGCCCTGGTTCGCCGCCTCCGTTCGCGACATCCGCATGCTCCGAATCGAAGAGTTCAACGACCTCATGCCCGCTGTGCAACAGGCCGCGCCCGATGGCTGA
- the rpsL gene encoding 30S ribosomal protein S12, whose translation MPTINQLVRKPRRPVQYKTKSPVLEGCPFKRGVCLQVKTMTPKKPNSALRKVARVRLSNGKEITAYIGGEGHNLQEHSIVLIRGGRVRDLPGVRYHIVRGVLDCQGVGDRKQARSKYGAPKKKAGTPAKGAPKKK comes from the coding sequence ATGCCGACCATCAATCAGCTCGTTCGCAAGCCGCGCCGGCCCGTTCAGTACAAGACGAAGTCGCCGGTCCTTGAAGGGTGCCCGTTCAAGCGGGGCGTCTGCCTGCAGGTCAAGACGATGACCCCCAAGAAGCCGAACTCGGCCCTCCGCAAGGTGGCCCGCGTGCGGCTCTCCAACGGCAAGGAAATCACCGCCTACATCGGCGGCGAGGGTCACAACCTGCAAGAGCACTCGATCGTGCTGATCCGCGGCGGCCGCGTCCGCGACCTCCCGGGCGTCCGCTACCACATCGTCCGCGGCGTGCTCGACTGCCAGGGCGTCGGCGACCGCAAGCAGGCCCGTTCCAAGTACGGCGCCCCCAAGAAGAAGGCCGGCACCCCCGCCAAGGGCGCCCCCAAGAAGAAGTAA
- a CDS encoding dipeptidase yields MRHLIDGHLDLAWNALGWNRDITLDLDAMNAREANLSDHPGRGRATVSLPEMRRGGVGLCQATVLARAKAVSLWDTYSQGPPRANLDWSVQDAASAAGRGQLAYYERLERRGLLRQVRTRGDLDDHWNQWAAAPDTTPIGYILAMEGADPIVEPDQAAEWWDLGLRSVNLAHYGASRYAVGTGEEGPLTEDGLRLLREFERLGMILDVTHLSDQGFFQALDAFSGPVLASHNNCRALVPAQRQFSDEQIKLLIGRNAVIGVALDAWMLYPAGWIRRTTSREVVGIEAVADHIDHICQLSGDVRNVAIGSDLDGGFGTEQTPTGLDRISDLQKFDAILASRGYPAEAIDAVFHGNWLRFFREHLPA; encoded by the coding sequence ATGAGGCATCTGATCGACGGCCATCTCGACCTCGCCTGGAACGCCCTGGGCTGGAATCGGGACATCACGCTCGACCTCGATGCGATGAACGCTCGCGAGGCGAACCTGTCCGACCACCCGGGGCGGGGAAGGGCGACGGTCAGCCTTCCCGAGATGCGTCGGGGAGGCGTGGGGCTCTGCCAGGCGACCGTCCTCGCCCGCGCCAAGGCCGTGAGCCTCTGGGACACATACTCCCAGGGGCCGCCGAGAGCCAACCTCGACTGGAGCGTCCAGGACGCGGCCTCGGCCGCCGGCCGGGGGCAGCTCGCCTACTACGAGCGGCTGGAACGCCGGGGATTGCTGCGGCAGGTCCGGACGCGCGGCGACCTGGACGACCACTGGAACCAGTGGGCCGCCGCCCCCGACACGACGCCCATCGGCTACATCCTGGCCATGGAGGGGGCCGACCCGATCGTCGAGCCCGACCAGGCCGCCGAATGGTGGGATCTGGGTCTCCGCTCGGTCAACCTGGCCCACTACGGCGCGAGCCGATACGCGGTCGGCACCGGCGAGGAAGGCCCGCTGACCGAGGACGGCCTGCGGCTGCTCCGCGAGTTCGAGCGACTCGGGATGATCCTGGACGTCACCCACCTGTCGGACCAGGGCTTCTTCCAGGCTCTCGACGCCTTCTCGGGGCCGGTCCTCGCCAGCCACAACAACTGCCGGGCGCTGGTGCCGGCCCAGCGCCAGTTCTCGGACGAGCAGATCAAGCTGCTGATCGGCCGAAACGCCGTGATCGGCGTGGCGCTCGACGCCTGGATGCTCTATCCCGCCGGCTGGATTCGGCGCACCACCTCGCGCGAGGTCGTCGGGATCGAGGCGGTGGCCGATCACATCGACCACATCTGCCAGCTCTCGGGCGACGTGCGGAATGTGGCGATCGGCAGCGACCTGGACGGCGGCTTCGGCACGGAGCAAACGCCGACCGGTCTGGACCGGATCTCCGACCTCCAGAAGTTCGACGCGATCCTCGCCTCGCGAGGCTACCCCGCCGAGGCGATCGACGCCGTCTTCCACGGCAACTGGCTGCGATTCTTCCGTGAACACCTGCCGGCCTGA
- a CDS encoding ion transporter — protein sequence MAAEVVWNERAWCEQARALVRKGEAGAAAESEPARAARLGRMLAHVEAGWRLRAPLDVQVDEHGVERLRRAVVRALADLRLAIDDLLAAAEPEGDSLRMMAARLRQWIARERSAFQGLLSNEGDPFRRLLGLDALRGDLEWFGGLLDRLENTPGPGPGAWIEVELAKIRRLLEDEPRRPKSRARRAALRARCERMRGVLLERRVRRELDVALVEASPERLATVRNKLSRLQARVGAMEPVNDPADDATDSGARSAVDLDVERGSDDPASWTEALRERREAVADRIDESLAAMPPAEASQSCSQIVQNARDEFGEMTAFLQDAPLRRAVLRLETAEEDMDRMADSIQTLRRAGRRAQGERRLSSEDVHRLDDALSDVRRLRSTIRGEWQEKLLTLRLHTIFGRRGAVFLENAALVLIAALTVVILGETLLDRAGMLTTRSREILAWLDLLVCSGLMIEFLMRWALAPAKGTYFLQHFVIDFLASLPFGFLAYIAAEHAASPVGGDTFWLMRYLRFARILEVLSQLRLVMPVVRLARLGLFALRLSDRLVRKNAGLLNRNIVLFEHEAAPKAESGDRHRLAILRGDLQNAEAALGRRLHRDRQDALATRRLSDLAVRLGRLPDHLIEPLSEHRDDREIPVESLVEQLIQLTPETLVDRMGPAFVGSVDSYLRVLDAPIVRRLPLIRNLVAHREKSPAEAVALAANYVGFATQRALDLIYFLADLQATLSPAIFLDRLGLTMVNATRTPAKRLLFLGSAFLFLFVVVNLVGFLSAFRPFIDAVQQRLGWPVIVLGCICLGFWTLGAWLRKIANQSADFCERIVEAQFAAQTKMFKTRRAQQDARFLAERVVDPEIALRSSDDLDPDLYRDRPTAAADVEAVFASRQTSFPNRELSFLRNIRLLYQDYLDGSPFHRNDVKTSVQLLGNLALSNLRRSRIEFVRREARAMGNLDLSRAGGLLGGPYLWFNYITRIIVQETAVLLLDYNANAVPLDRLACSPPERRREYQRWLGGRLRIPPDHVRLPAPNGAETSSEPSPTASATARRQETLAFLETVEFTAIDFLAQDPARDAEILERFGPQVAQLLHHDRQQNVRRAFWSFPLQDLPQAERTINPYAFYEARLSGGRIVFFPIVVAAAFFKSIWIAVRGVYDGVHQILNPRVVRDRDIPADAYAAAHRKIHRMRKPVFMGSLWLRARLDVEYLGLQLPTSPTVMGFDSAMEADLDFIGASRRDRIVAEGIRRDHQRRLAWTGRWLSRFGWTLGELPGFLADEIPYLANRASEALRALVAACVLDHDDVATLALSMEGLTMLADYAADPTSDLKRLPPGLPDPVVNARRLWRPAPRLIPSPKRLFDLPAFAGYDAAARKRIVSLLRRHRRVCRGWFRVVLGQGGVDPWAEVRSRLMDVLLKTDLWSDQILILRAVQTLTMLDVHHNCELVWSLGGYDPPEPEDPPAPKRPRPADDPAPASDWWSDRPDAEHVSAET from the coding sequence GTGGCTGCCGAGGTGGTCTGGAACGAACGCGCGTGGTGCGAACAGGCCCGAGCCCTGGTCCGCAAGGGCGAGGCCGGGGCGGCGGCCGAGAGCGAGCCGGCGCGCGCCGCCAGGCTGGGCCGGATGCTCGCCCACGTCGAGGCCGGCTGGCGGCTGCGGGCCCCGCTCGACGTCCAGGTCGACGAGCACGGCGTCGAGCGGCTCCGCCGGGCCGTCGTCCGCGCGCTGGCGGACCTCCGGCTGGCGATCGACGATCTGCTCGCCGCGGCCGAGCCCGAGGGCGACTCCCTCCGCATGATGGCGGCCCGGCTCCGACAGTGGATCGCCCGCGAGCGGTCGGCCTTTCAGGGGCTACTCTCCAACGAGGGGGACCCGTTCCGCAGGCTCCTGGGATTGGACGCCCTCCGAGGAGACCTGGAGTGGTTCGGCGGTCTCCTTGACCGTCTGGAGAACACGCCAGGGCCGGGACCGGGCGCCTGGATCGAGGTCGAGCTCGCCAAGATCCGCCGACTGCTGGAAGACGAACCCCGCCGCCCCAAGTCCCGCGCCCGCCGGGCGGCCCTGCGGGCTCGCTGCGAGCGGATGCGCGGCGTGCTGCTGGAACGGCGCGTCCGCAGGGAGTTGGACGTCGCTTTGGTGGAGGCCTCGCCCGAGCGATTGGCGACCGTGCGTAACAAGCTGTCGCGGCTCCAGGCCCGAGTCGGCGCCATGGAGCCGGTCAACGACCCGGCCGACGACGCGACCGACTCCGGCGCGCGATCGGCCGTCGACCTGGACGTCGAGCGGGGTTCCGACGATCCGGCCTCCTGGACCGAGGCCCTGCGCGAACGTCGCGAGGCCGTCGCCGATCGGATCGACGAGAGCCTGGCCGCCATGCCCCCGGCCGAAGCGTCGCAGAGCTGCTCGCAGATCGTTCAGAACGCCCGCGACGAGTTCGGCGAGATGACGGCCTTCCTCCAGGACGCCCCGCTGCGGCGTGCCGTCCTGCGGCTGGAGACGGCCGAGGAAGACATGGATCGGATGGCCGACTCGATCCAGACACTCCGTCGCGCCGGCCGGCGAGCCCAGGGGGAGCGTCGCCTGTCGTCCGAGGACGTCCACCGCCTGGACGACGCCCTCTCGGACGTCCGCCGCCTTCGCTCCACCATCCGCGGCGAATGGCAGGAAAAGCTACTGACGCTCCGCCTGCATACGATCTTCGGGCGTCGCGGGGCCGTCTTTCTGGAGAACGCCGCGCTGGTGCTGATCGCGGCCCTAACGGTCGTGATCCTCGGCGAGACGCTGCTCGACCGCGCGGGGATGCTCACGACCCGCAGTCGCGAAATCCTCGCGTGGCTCGACCTGCTGGTCTGCTCCGGGCTGATGATCGAGTTCCTGATGCGATGGGCGCTCGCCCCGGCGAAGGGGACGTACTTCCTTCAGCATTTCGTCATCGACTTCCTGGCGTCGCTGCCGTTCGGGTTCCTCGCCTACATCGCCGCCGAGCACGCGGCGTCGCCCGTCGGCGGCGACACGTTCTGGCTGATGCGCTACCTGCGGTTCGCGCGCATCCTGGAAGTCCTCTCGCAGCTCCGGCTCGTGATGCCGGTGGTCCGCCTGGCACGGCTGGGGCTTTTCGCTCTCCGGCTCAGTGACCGCCTGGTGAGGAAGAACGCCGGGCTGCTCAACCGGAACATCGTCCTCTTCGAGCACGAGGCCGCGCCGAAGGCCGAATCGGGCGACCGCCACCGCCTGGCAATACTCCGTGGCGACCTTCAGAACGCCGAGGCGGCCCTGGGACGTCGCCTTCACCGCGACCGGCAGGACGCCCTGGCGACCCGAAGGCTCTCCGACCTGGCCGTGCGTCTGGGCCGCCTTCCCGACCACCTGATCGAGCCCCTCAGCGAGCACCGCGACGACCGCGAGATCCCCGTCGAGTCCCTGGTCGAACAGTTGATCCAGCTCACGCCCGAGACCCTCGTCGACCGAATGGGGCCAGCCTTCGTGGGGTCGGTCGACTCCTACCTGCGGGTTCTCGACGCGCCGATCGTCCGCCGCCTGCCGCTGATCCGCAACCTGGTCGCCCATCGCGAGAAATCGCCGGCGGAGGCCGTGGCGCTGGCGGCGAACTACGTGGGCTTCGCCACCCAGCGGGCGCTCGACCTGATCTACTTCCTGGCCGACCTCCAGGCGACGCTCTCGCCGGCGATCTTCCTGGACCGCCTGGGGCTGACGATGGTCAACGCGACGCGCACGCCGGCCAAGCGTTTGCTCTTCCTCGGCTCGGCGTTCCTGTTTCTGTTCGTGGTCGTCAACCTCGTCGGCTTCCTGAGCGCGTTCCGCCCGTTCATCGACGCCGTGCAGCAGCGGCTGGGGTGGCCGGTGATCGTGCTGGGCTGCATCTGCCTGGGGTTCTGGACGCTGGGGGCCTGGCTCCGCAAGATCGCCAACCAATCGGCCGACTTCTGCGAGCGGATCGTCGAGGCCCAGTTCGCCGCCCAGACCAAGATGTTCAAGACCCGCCGCGCCCAGCAGGATGCTCGATTCCTGGCCGAACGCGTCGTCGACCCGGAGATCGCCCTGCGTTCGTCGGACGACCTCGACCCGGACCTCTATCGCGATCGCCCGACGGCCGCGGCCGACGTGGAGGCCGTCTTCGCGAGCCGACAGACCTCATTCCCGAACCGGGAGTTGTCGTTCCTGCGGAACATCCGGCTTCTGTACCAGGACTACCTGGACGGCTCGCCCTTCCACCGCAACGACGTGAAGACCTCGGTGCAGTTGTTGGGAAACCTGGCCCTTTCGAACCTCAGGCGGAGCCGGATCGAGTTCGTCCGCCGCGAGGCCCGGGCGATGGGAAACCTGGACCTGAGTCGGGCGGGGGGCCTGCTGGGCGGGCCCTATCTCTGGTTCAACTACATCACCCGGATCATCGTCCAGGAGACGGCCGTCCTGCTGCTGGACTACAACGCCAACGCCGTACCGCTGGACCGCCTGGCGTGCTCGCCGCCGGAGCGTCGCCGCGAGTATCAGCGATGGCTGGGGGGCCGCCTGCGGATCCCGCCCGACCACGTCCGTCTCCCCGCGCCTAACGGCGCCGAAACCTCTTCGGAACCGTCGCCGACCGCGTCGGCGACAGCCCGACGGCAGGAGACGCTGGCCTTTCTGGAGACGGTCGAGTTCACCGCAATCGACTTCCTGGCCCAGGATCCTGCGCGGGATGCGGAGATCCTCGAACGGTTCGGGCCCCAGGTGGCTCAGTTGCTGCACCACGACCGCCAGCAGAACGTCCGGCGGGCGTTCTGGAGCTTCCCGCTGCAGGACCTCCCGCAGGCGGAGCGGACGATCAACCCCTACGCCTTCTACGAGGCCCGGCTGTCGGGCGGTCGGATCGTCTTCTTCCCGATCGTCGTGGCGGCGGCCTTCTTCAAAAGCATCTGGATCGCCGTCCGAGGCGTTTACGACGGCGTCCATCAGATCCTCAACCCCCGCGTCGTCCGCGACCGCGACATCCCGGCCGACGCTTATGCGGCGGCCCACCGCAAGATCCACCGAATGCGCAAGCCTGTGTTCATGGGTTCGCTCTGGCTGCGGGCTCGGCTGGACGTCGAATACCTGGGGCTGCAACTGCCGACCTCACCGACCGTCATGGGCTTCGACTCGGCGATGGAGGCCGACCTCGACTTCATCGGGGCCTCGCGTCGCGACCGGATCGTCGCCGAGGGGATTCGCCGCGACCACCAGCGCCGGCTGGCCTGGACGGGCCGCTGGCTCTCGCGGTTCGGCTGGACGCTCGGCGAGCTTCCCGGCTTCCTGGCGGACGAGATCCCCTACCTGGCGAACCGGGCCAGCGAGGCCCTCCGCGCGCTGGTCGCCGCCTGTGTGCTCGACCACGACGACGTCGCGACGCTCGCCCTCTCGATGGAGGGGCTGACGATGCTGGCCGACTACGCCGCCGACCCGACGTCCGACCTGAAGCGGCTGCCTCCCGGCCTCCCCGATCCGGTCGTCAACGCACGGAGGCTCTGGCGGCCGGCCCCGCGACTGATCCCCTCGCCGAAGCGACTGTTCGACCTCCCCGCGTTCGCCGGGTATGACGCCGCCGCCCGCAAGCGGATCGTCTCACTCCTGCGTCGGCACCGTCGCGTCTGCCGGGGCTGGTTCCGGGTCGTGCTGGGGCAGGGGGGAGTCGATCCCTGGGCCGAGGTCCGCAGCCGCCTGATGGACGTCCTGCTCAAGACCGACCTCTGGAGCGACCAGATCCTGATCCTCCGCGCCGTGCAGACGCTGACGATGCTGGACGTCCACCACAACTGCGAGTTGGTCTGGTCGCTCGGCGGGTACGACCCCCCCGAGCCCGAAGATCCTCCGGCCCCCAAACGCCCTCGCCCCGCCGACGACCCCGCCCCCGCCTCCGACTGGTGGTCCGATCGCCCCGACGCCGAACACGTCTCGGCCGAGACGTGA